The Triticum urartu cultivar G1812 chromosome 5, Tu2.1, whole genome shotgun sequence genome contains the following window.
catagtcgaaggaatatgtatttgacatgaagaaagcaatagcaacaaaactgaatgatcattatgctaatctaacgaatgggtcttgtccatcacatcattctcctaatggtgtgatcccattatcaaatgacaactcatgtccatggttaggaaaccttaaccatctttgatcaacgagctagtcaagtagaggctcactagggacacggtgtttgtttatgtattcacacatgtatttagctttccgatcaatacaattctagcatgaataataaacctttatcatgaataaggaaatataaaataacaactttattattgcctctagagcatatttccttcatttgaCCCATTGtttgaccctttttgcatatgtggaaatgagttgtccattaATATCAGTCAAGacactcagaaagattgttacgATAAAgaaacactactagggaaaagcttataggtcgacgcttactagtagcgcgggtttataaccctcactactgctacttactagtagcgcgtatttttacccctcgctactactaagttgatagtaacccgcgctactactaagcaGTCTCTATCGTCCCCCCcccccgggacatgccatagtagtagcgaggggtatgaacccgcgctactactaagttgatagtggtagagcgggtttatacccctcgctactactaagtaaaAGGTAGGTGAAGTCCCCATATCCTCGGCTGaatccctcctctctcccacACTCTCCCATTCCCCTTCTCCTCCCACCCGTGATTCTCATCCTCACCCACCGCCACCGCCGATCTCACAACTCGGCGCCTTCCCCAAATTCGGTGACCACTCCCATCGCAGCCCCCTCCCCGGcccctccttcctccttctcCGCTGCTGGAAGGAGAGGGAAACCAGCAGAACATCGTCCATGGCGGCGGCTAGATCCACCATGGATGCAGCCACTTGCACCTCCTCGCCGAGACAAGGCCTCCTGAGGACATGCGAGCACCATGGTCAAGGGTCCTACGACAAGCAGTAGCAGGTCACCGGGCTTCATCTAGGTTTCGAGCATCGGCTCCAACTTCGGCGGCCACCAGTGAGTTCCTCCTCCTAttcctctctatctctctcttccTCATTCAAATaattttctcttctttcgtagCAGCAGTAGATGAGAGGTGCGGGAACGAGTTGGGTGGGGAGCCACCATCACCATGGACAACTTCATCCCCTCTAGGACCAGCAACAACCATGGTTGGAGAGGACGATGATGCCCAGCAACATCAACCATGGATgaaatttatttattttaattcccaattagttagtagtagcgcggggcCCTAACAATCTTCTTAATAATGAAGAAAACGTCAAAGCTTTTGCGTCGTGTTTGAATTTATTTACTCATACTCATTTCCTCAACTAAAATTCAGATATATCGAATGTGTTTTTTACCAGTATTTTTTTCAACTTTTATAGATATTATTTATACAGGAAACCTTTTAAAGCATCAAATGATTATGACTATAAAAATAATGGATTTTTATTAGAACAATGTGAGGTGAATCAGACACGGCCGATAAAAAGAAGACAATTTCTTTTTTGTTCGGACAACGCCATGATCTATCACAATCTCTCCCCCGTCACTACCTAGTACAGTAGTCTACGTAGTAGTATTAAGAAAAAAACGTCagatttctcaaaaaaaaacGTCAGTCATCCTCTCCACTGCCGCCTCACATTCTTCTCTGGATAGTTCCCCACCACTGCCTCACAATCTCCTCTGTTCCCCATTCTCTCCACCACAGCCAGCGCTCCCTAGTCAGGCCGCCCCTCCCCTTCGTCGCCACCGCCGGCGCTCCTTGGTCAGGCTGCCCTCCCCTTAGTCACCAGTGTCGCCGCTCCCTGGCAGGCCGCCCCTCCCCTTCAAATCAGATCGCAGAAGTGGCCGAGGAGGTCCTCCAGATCGGCATGCTCGCGCCAGTGCTAGGCGCCGTTGGATGCGGACGCGGAGGCTTGGGACTTGCACGCCCTACTCTACCCTACTCCTTCCAATCCGGCCCCGAAGTGCTCGAGGAGGCGCTCGAGGTCGGCATGCTCACCGGCGATGCTGGGTCCCTCCATCCTCCTGGTTCCCTCGCTGTCGCCAACATGAGCCTCTCCACCCTCTCCCGCGCGATCGTCCAGGTCCAggtaatctctctctctctctctctctctctgacccTGTCGTCTGCTCCTCCCCGTCAATTCGGTTAGTCGCCAGGTGCATCGCCTCACTGAGATATCACCATGAATATTCCTTTTCAAGACTGTCCATATTTTGTTCTGTTAAAGGGCTTTGTTAGAAAATCTGATTTAACTGAGTATTATTCTGCTCTAAATTGCAGCCCCTTCTGCTTGTGAGTGGATCCAAGAGTTCACATGATGCAGTATCTTTTTGAAATATGATACATTATCTTCATAAAAGAAAGGAAGTTGGAGAAGTTATTATTGAAGAGAAATTCAGTGGTATGTGCTTCTCAAGAGCTAAACTGGAACAATAAGTGCATGACTCTCATGCCTACACTAACTAATCAGGTAGCATATGCAAATTTTTAACCATACTACATCCAGATATGACATTTGAATATAAAAACTGGCAATTCATATTATAAAATGGAACAAAAATGGGTGTCGCGTTTAATCTTTAGAGAGTGTGTTTTCTATTAGAATGGTTCCTTTCAAGAATGTAATATGAGAAATCATCTGCTTAGTTGGTGGTTGTATTGATGATTCGGCCCTTAATGGTTCAGACTTCccgaaggagaagaaggaggtGCGGAAAGAGGATGGGAGCAACAAATCTGAACCAAAGAGTATGTTTTGTTGTGGATCTTCTATGGAATGTTGTTGCTAATAACCAAGCATGCTTTCTCTTTAGTTCCTCTATGAAAGTAGCATCAAATTGGGATTTTGTTGATGATCTGCAAAGCTTAATTGAGACATAATTCTCTCAGTTACCACTTCTGCAAATCGTGATTGTTACTTGAAGTCGATTAATATGATCCAGACACAATCAACCGCTTCTCATGAATATATGTGAACTCTTTTGACACTTTGTGGATCTCTTTAGTCTCTCTGATCAATATTTTTTTAAGGTTATTTGTCTTTCACATGGATGTTCATTCTTTTTGGTTGCTTAGAAATGACAAATAGATGTAGCTCAGTTTGAGCGTGAGTGATAGCAGTCTTGCAGCTTATGTTTAGCATGCAAATTTTACTTGGAAGAAATGTTGATGGTTGTTTCTATGTTTTCAGTGGAATCAATTTTTTTCGCCCCACAGCAGAAGTTGGAAGAGGTATTCTCAGGAGTTCCCAGCAATTGGTTTGATGTATGCTGGAACATGTATTCTAGCCCACTGTGGTTATCCAGCATGTTAGTCTGTTACATGATTCATTCTAGTATCTACATGCCATATCTTCTTTTTTGAATACTCTATGGTATATTCTTAATCTCATTACGGTCTGTATGTTTGAAGAACAGATCACAGATCATTATATAGCAATACAACTGGGCCATATATCATGAAGTTGATCATCATTACCTTGTGATACTGCCAGCTGTGCGTGTGCCCCATTATATCCTGGAACGGGGTGCGCGTACCGTTGGGAGTGGTCGGGGCCATACGTGTCCCTTAACCCTGTGAATGTCAAGAATGTTATCATACAACAGTACCTGAAGGATTAATGCAACAAGATGTAGTAGTTGGTAATACAATTCATCTAGGTCTCTTTCTGGGTGTGTCTTTGCTTGTGTTCATATTACTTGCAACTAAGAATTGGAATATCCATATGCAGATTGGGAGGGCTTTTAGGTGAGGTCAGTAAAATGCTCATTTGCCAAGGCTTCATGGCACGGCTTCAGGTTTAGGTCAGGTACACACAATAGGGACCATGTTAGCATATGCTCATGCCATAAGAGTCACCCTGTTACACTTCATACATTTTTCCTGTGAATTACTACTTTGTTGTTTCATAAATTATAGAATGCTAACATGTTTTTGTTATTATAATATGCAGACAGACAACATGATCAATGAAAGCAATCGATGGATCACACTGTGAACAAGTTGGCAAATGAGCCTGTATCTGCAGAGCAGTTCGTCAGCGCTGAAGTCAGCATGCAAGCAGTGCAGTGATGCCGCAGGACAGtcttggcggcggcggcagcgaggTGTAATTGCCTTATGAACTTGAGATCAGTTTTATATTGAAGAGCATGCACCTGTGTTGGCGAAGAGCTCGTCAGCGCGGCCGTGGATGGGCTCCTCGGCGACTGCACCTGTGTTGGCAAAGAGCTCATCATCGGGTGACCCGGCGGTTGCACTTGTGATGGCGAAGAGCTCATCGTCGCGTCCGTGGACGGGCGCCTCGACGGCTGCACCTGTGTTGGTGAAGAGCttgttgtcgtggctgccggcgggTGACTCGGTGGTTGCACTTGTGCTGGCGAAGTGCTCGTCGTCGGGTGCCTCAGCGTATGCGCTGGGAAGTGATGGCGCATCTGGATTGATTCCCCCTAATTTAGCAGATGTCTTTCCGTTAGTCGAGCAAATTCCATGCGAATTGGACGTGATGTTTCCTTGTGCGGGCGTGGGAACGGCAGAGTTTTGGTCCGCCGGGAAAAAATGGTAAACGCACTCTGGACGTGGGTTTGTGTAATCTCGACGGTTAGATCAAATTAAGTTGTCTGATCGTCTGGCTATAATTTCTCCCTGTTGTTTGTGTACCTTAGGCTGGGTGCACGTAGCGATgaatatgtttgcttgtttattAGTAGTAGAGAAGTAGAGAAGGGATAGAGATAGAGATAGAAatagagaagagaagagaagtagagatagagatagagaaGAGATATGCCTTGGACTGAATCAGAAGTATAGATTACTAGTAGGAAGGATGTACTACTGCAATGCAAGCAATCTTGGATATGGTTAATTAAGACTGTTGTTGATTTGTCAAGTTTATATATCTCAACCCAGAACACACACATTTCAGACGAGAACCTGACATAAGAAAGACAAACTGGAGTAATACTAGCAAACGTGCAATTGATTGTTCGGTTGTTCATCATCAGTCAGCACCCACCGTGACGGGGATTATGACAATAGATAATACTCCAAAGGAGTGTGTGCGCTGTAGTCTAGACTCAAGTAGTAATACAGAATTAATTCCTGCTGCAAGAATAA
Protein-coding sequences here:
- the LOC125507922 gene encoding uncharacterized protein LOC125507922: MLAPVLGAVGCGRGGLGLARPTLPYSFQSGPEVLEEALEVGMLTGDAGSLHPPGSLAVANMSLSTLSRAIVQVQTSRRRRRRCGKRMGATNLNQRWNQFFSPHSRSWKRLGGLLGEVSKMLICQGFMARLQV